The segment GCCAGAGTATCGGGATACGCGTGTTGCGGACCTGATTGCAGGAGCTGAATTTGCAGCCGGACTCGGGATTGCGTCAATAACCACACATGCGGGTTTCATCCCGGAAAACCCAAAGGACGCGCTTTATGCGGGAACTGTTGATGCCCTTTCAAAAGTTGCAAATCGATGCAAAGAACTGGGCATCGGCTTTTACTTTGAGACCGGCCAAGAGACTCCTATCACAGTGCTTCGGGTGATGAAAGATATCGGAACAGACAATCTGGGTGTAAACCTCGACCCAGCCAATCTGTTAATGTATGGCAAGGCCAACCCTGTTGACGCGCTGGATATCATCGGACCATATGTGAAGGGTGTTCATGCGAAGGACGGGGACTATCCGACCGAGCCCGACAGCCTCGGCCCTGAAAAAGCGCTCGGCGAAGGACGTGTCAACTTCCCGGTCTTAGTGCCCAA is part of the Armatimonadota bacterium genome and harbors:
- a CDS encoding sugar phosphate isomerase/epimerase family protein, giving the protein MADKLKIGVMTSLRPDVAGELKRVKDFGLQSTQMACWGPEKYTTDNSKAVDLARKEYGVEISTLWTGYSGPARWNFTEGPSTIGLVPPEYRDTRVADLIAGAEFAAGLGIASITTHAGFIPENPKDALYAGTVDALSKVANRCKELGIGFYFETGQETPITVLRVMKDIGTDNLGVNLDPANLLMYGKANPVDALDIIGPYVKGVHAKDGDYPTEPDSLGPEKALGEGRVNFPVLVPKLKSLGYTGPITIEREISGDKQIEDIKRAIAILDPLC